The following are encoded together in the Choloepus didactylus isolate mChoDid1 chromosome 7, mChoDid1.pri, whole genome shotgun sequence genome:
- the TMEM63B gene encoding CSC1-like protein 2 isoform X2: MLPFMLATLGTTALNNSNPKDYCYSARIRSTVLQGLPFGGVPTVLALDFMCFLALLFLFSVLRKVAWDYGRLALVTDADSVASAMHGDSHDRYERLTSVSSSVDFDQRDNGFCSWLTAIFRIKDDEIRDKCGGDAVHYLSFQRHIIGLLVVVGVLSVGIVLPVNFSGDLLENNAYSFGRTTIANLKSGNNLLWLHTSFAFLYLLLTVYSMRRHTSKMRYKEDDLVKRTLFINGISKYAESEKIKKHFEEAYPNCTVLEARPCYNVARLMFLDAERKKAERGKLYFTNLQSKENVPTMINPKPCGHLCCCVVRGCEQVEAIEYYTKLEQKLKEDYKREKEKVNEKPLGMAFVTFHNETITAIILKDFNVCKCQGCACRGEPRSSSCSESLHISNWTVSYAPDPQNIYWEHLSIRGFIWWLRCLVINVVLFILLFFLTTPAIIITTMDKFNVTKPVEYLNNPIITQFFPTLLLWCFSALLPTIVYYSAFFEAHWTRSGENRTTMHKCYTFLIFMVLLLPSLGLSSLDLFFRWLFDKKFLAEAAIRFECVFLPDNGAFFVNYVIASAFIGNAMDLLRIPGLLMYMIRLCLARSAAERRNVKRHQAYEFQFGAAYAWMMCVFTVVMTYSITCPIIVPFGLMYMLLKHLVDRYNLYYAYLPAKLDKKIHSGAVNQVVAAPILCLFWLLFFSTMRTGFLAPTSMFTFVVLVITIVICLCHVCFGHFKYLSAHNYKIEHTETDSADPRSNGQPPTAAAVPKSAKYIAQVLQDSEVDGDGDGGPGSSGDEPPSSSSQDEELLMPPDGLTDTDFQSCEDSLIENEIHQ, from the exons ATGCTGCCCTTCATGCTGGCCACACTGGGCACCACGGCCCTCAACAACAGCAACCCCAAGGACTACTGCTACAGTGCCCGTATCCGCAGCACTGTCCTGCAGGGCCTGCCCTTCGGGGGCGTCCCCACCGTGCTGGCTCTTGACTTCATGTGCTTCCTT GCACTACTGTTCTTATTCTCTGTCCTTCGGAAAGTGGCCTGGGACTACGGGCGGTTGGCCTTGGTGACAGATGCAGACAG TGTGGCCTCAGCTATGCACGGGGACAGTCATGACCGGTATGAGCGTCTCACCTCTGTTTCCAGCTCCGTCGACTTTGACCAAAGGGACAAT ggtTTCTGTTCCTGGCTGACAGCCATCTTCAGGATAAA GGATGACGAGATCCGGGACAAATGTGGGGGTGATGCCGTGCACTACCTGTCCTTCCAGCGGCACATCATCGGGCTGCTGGTCGTCGTCGGTGTCCTCTCCGTCGGCATCGTGCTGCCCGTCAACTTCTCAGGGGACCTGCTGG agAACAATGCCTACAGCTTTGGGAGAACCACCATAGCCAACTTGAAATCAGG GAACAACCTGCTATGGCTGCACACCTCCTTCGCCTTCCTGTACCTGCTGCTCACCGTCTACAGCATGCGTAGACACACCTCCAAGATGCGCTACAAGGAAGATGACCTG GTCAAGCGGACTCTCTTCATTAATGGAATCTCCAAATACGCAGAGTCGGAAAAGATCAAGAAGCACTTTGA GGAGGCCTACCCCAACTGCACGGTTCTTGAAGCCCGCCCATGTTACAACGTGGCTCGCCTTATGTTCCTCGATGCGGAGAG GAAGAAGGCCGAGCGGGGAAAGCTCTACTTCACAAATCTGCAGAGCAAGGAGAATGTCCCCACCATGATCAACCCCAAGCCCTGTGGCCACCTCTGCTGCTGCGTGGTGCGAGGTTGTGAGCAG GTGGAAGCCATCGAGTACTACACAAAACTGGAGCAGAAGCTGAAGGAGGACTACAAGCGGGAGAAGGAGAAGGTGAACGAGAAGCCTCTTGGCATGGCCTTTGTCACCTTCCACAATGAGACCATCACCGCCAT CATCCTGAAGGACTTCAACGTGTGTAAGTGCCAGGGCTGTGCCTGCCGTGGGGAGCCCCGCTCCTCGTCCTGCAGCGAGTCCCTGCACATCTCCAACTGGACCGTGTCCTATGCCCCTGACCCCCAGAACATCTACTG gGAGCACCTCTCCATCCGTGGCTTTATCTGGTGGCTGCGCTGCCTGGTCATCAATGTCGTCCTCTtcatcctcctcttcttcctcaccaCCCCggccatcatcatcaccaccatggACAAGTTCAACGTCACCAAGCCCGTGGAGTACCTCAAT AACCCCATCATCACCCAGTTCTTCCCCACCCTGCTGCTGTGGTGCTTCTCGGCCCTGCTCCCCACCATCGTCTACTACTCTGCCTTCTTTGAAGCCCACTGGACACG CTCCGGGGAGAATAGGACCACTATGCACAAGTGCTACACCTTCCTCATCTTTATGGTGCTGCTCCTGCCCTCGCTGGGACTGAGCAG cCTGGACCTCTTCTTCCGCTGGCTCTTTGACAAGAAATTCTTGGCTGAGGCAGCTATTCGGTTCGA GTGTGTGTTCCTGCCCGACAATGGCGCCTTCTTCGTGAACTACGTCATCGCCTCGGCCTTCATCGGCAACGCCATGGACCTGCTGCGCATCCCGGGGCTGCTCATGTACATGATCCGGCTCTGCCTGGCGCGCTCGGCCGCGGAGAGGCGCAACGTGAAGCGG CATCAGGCCTACGAGTTCCAGTTTGGCGCAGCCTACGCCTGGATGATGTGCGTCTTCACGGTGGTCATGACCTACAGTATCACCTGCCCCATCATCGTGCCCTTCG GGCTCATGTACATGCTGCTGAAGCACCTGGTAGACAGGTACAATCTCTACTACGCCTACCTGCCGGCCAAGCTGGACAAGAAGATCCACTCAGGGGCTGTGAACCAGGTGGTGGCTGCGCCCATCCTCTGCCTCTTCTGGCTGCTCTTCTTCTCTACCATGCGCACGG GGTTCCTAGCCCCCACGTCCATGTTCACATTCGTGGTCCTGGTCATCACCATCGTCATCTGTCTCTGCCACGTCTGCTTTGGACACTTCAAATACCTCAGTGCCCACAACTACAAG ATTGAGCACACGGAGACAGACTCCGCGGACCCCAGAAGCAATGGACAGCCACCCACTGCTGCCGCTGTCCCCAAATCTGCG AAATACATCGCTCAGGTGCTGCAGGACTCAGAGGTGGACGGGGACGGGGACGGGGGTCCCGGGAGCTCGGGGGACGAGCCCCCATCCTCCTCATCCCAGGATGAGGAGCTGCTGATGCCGCCTGACGGCCTCACAGACACGGACTTCCAGTCTTGCGAGGACAGCCTCATAGAGAATGAGATTCACCAGTAA
- the TMEM63B gene encoding CSC1-like protein 2 isoform X1 encodes MLPFMLATLGTTALNNSNPKDYCYSARIRSTVLQGLPFGGVPTVLALDFMCFLALLFLFSVLRKVAWDYGRLALVTDADRHRRQEGDQVEQEYVASAMHGDSHDRYERLTSVSSSVDFDQRDNGFCSWLTAIFRIKDDEIRDKCGGDAVHYLSFQRHIIGLLVVVGVLSVGIVLPVNFSGDLLENNAYSFGRTTIANLKSGNNLLWLHTSFAFLYLLLTVYSMRRHTSKMRYKEDDLVKRTLFINGISKYAESEKIKKHFEEAYPNCTVLEARPCYNVARLMFLDAERKKAERGKLYFTNLQSKENVPTMINPKPCGHLCCCVVRGCEQVEAIEYYTKLEQKLKEDYKREKEKVNEKPLGMAFVTFHNETITAIILKDFNVCKCQGCACRGEPRSSSCSESLHISNWTVSYAPDPQNIYWEHLSIRGFIWWLRCLVINVVLFILLFFLTTPAIIITTMDKFNVTKPVEYLNNPIITQFFPTLLLWCFSALLPTIVYYSAFFEAHWTRSGENRTTMHKCYTFLIFMVLLLPSLGLSSLDLFFRWLFDKKFLAEAAIRFECVFLPDNGAFFVNYVIASAFIGNAMDLLRIPGLLMYMIRLCLARSAAERRNVKRHQAYEFQFGAAYAWMMCVFTVVMTYSITCPIIVPFGLMYMLLKHLVDRYNLYYAYLPAKLDKKIHSGAVNQVVAAPILCLFWLLFFSTMRTGFLAPTSMFTFVVLVITIVICLCHVCFGHFKYLSAHNYKIEHTETDSADPRSNGQPPTAAAVPKSAKYIAQVLQDSEVDGDGDGGPGSSGDEPPSSSSQDEELLMPPDGLTDTDFQSCEDSLIENEIHQ; translated from the exons ATGCTGCCCTTCATGCTGGCCACACTGGGCACCACGGCCCTCAACAACAGCAACCCCAAGGACTACTGCTACAGTGCCCGTATCCGCAGCACTGTCCTGCAGGGCCTGCCCTTCGGGGGCGTCCCCACCGTGCTGGCTCTTGACTTCATGTGCTTCCTT GCACTACTGTTCTTATTCTCTGTCCTTCGGAAAGTGGCCTGGGACTACGGGCGGTTGGCCTTGGTGACAGATGCAGACAG GCATCGGCGACAGGAGGGGGACCAAGTGGAACAGGAATA TGTGGCCTCAGCTATGCACGGGGACAGTCATGACCGGTATGAGCGTCTCACCTCTGTTTCCAGCTCCGTCGACTTTGACCAAAGGGACAAT ggtTTCTGTTCCTGGCTGACAGCCATCTTCAGGATAAA GGATGACGAGATCCGGGACAAATGTGGGGGTGATGCCGTGCACTACCTGTCCTTCCAGCGGCACATCATCGGGCTGCTGGTCGTCGTCGGTGTCCTCTCCGTCGGCATCGTGCTGCCCGTCAACTTCTCAGGGGACCTGCTGG agAACAATGCCTACAGCTTTGGGAGAACCACCATAGCCAACTTGAAATCAGG GAACAACCTGCTATGGCTGCACACCTCCTTCGCCTTCCTGTACCTGCTGCTCACCGTCTACAGCATGCGTAGACACACCTCCAAGATGCGCTACAAGGAAGATGACCTG GTCAAGCGGACTCTCTTCATTAATGGAATCTCCAAATACGCAGAGTCGGAAAAGATCAAGAAGCACTTTGA GGAGGCCTACCCCAACTGCACGGTTCTTGAAGCCCGCCCATGTTACAACGTGGCTCGCCTTATGTTCCTCGATGCGGAGAG GAAGAAGGCCGAGCGGGGAAAGCTCTACTTCACAAATCTGCAGAGCAAGGAGAATGTCCCCACCATGATCAACCCCAAGCCCTGTGGCCACCTCTGCTGCTGCGTGGTGCGAGGTTGTGAGCAG GTGGAAGCCATCGAGTACTACACAAAACTGGAGCAGAAGCTGAAGGAGGACTACAAGCGGGAGAAGGAGAAGGTGAACGAGAAGCCTCTTGGCATGGCCTTTGTCACCTTCCACAATGAGACCATCACCGCCAT CATCCTGAAGGACTTCAACGTGTGTAAGTGCCAGGGCTGTGCCTGCCGTGGGGAGCCCCGCTCCTCGTCCTGCAGCGAGTCCCTGCACATCTCCAACTGGACCGTGTCCTATGCCCCTGACCCCCAGAACATCTACTG gGAGCACCTCTCCATCCGTGGCTTTATCTGGTGGCTGCGCTGCCTGGTCATCAATGTCGTCCTCTtcatcctcctcttcttcctcaccaCCCCggccatcatcatcaccaccatggACAAGTTCAACGTCACCAAGCCCGTGGAGTACCTCAAT AACCCCATCATCACCCAGTTCTTCCCCACCCTGCTGCTGTGGTGCTTCTCGGCCCTGCTCCCCACCATCGTCTACTACTCTGCCTTCTTTGAAGCCCACTGGACACG CTCCGGGGAGAATAGGACCACTATGCACAAGTGCTACACCTTCCTCATCTTTATGGTGCTGCTCCTGCCCTCGCTGGGACTGAGCAG cCTGGACCTCTTCTTCCGCTGGCTCTTTGACAAGAAATTCTTGGCTGAGGCAGCTATTCGGTTCGA GTGTGTGTTCCTGCCCGACAATGGCGCCTTCTTCGTGAACTACGTCATCGCCTCGGCCTTCATCGGCAACGCCATGGACCTGCTGCGCATCCCGGGGCTGCTCATGTACATGATCCGGCTCTGCCTGGCGCGCTCGGCCGCGGAGAGGCGCAACGTGAAGCGG CATCAGGCCTACGAGTTCCAGTTTGGCGCAGCCTACGCCTGGATGATGTGCGTCTTCACGGTGGTCATGACCTACAGTATCACCTGCCCCATCATCGTGCCCTTCG GGCTCATGTACATGCTGCTGAAGCACCTGGTAGACAGGTACAATCTCTACTACGCCTACCTGCCGGCCAAGCTGGACAAGAAGATCCACTCAGGGGCTGTGAACCAGGTGGTGGCTGCGCCCATCCTCTGCCTCTTCTGGCTGCTCTTCTTCTCTACCATGCGCACGG GGTTCCTAGCCCCCACGTCCATGTTCACATTCGTGGTCCTGGTCATCACCATCGTCATCTGTCTCTGCCACGTCTGCTTTGGACACTTCAAATACCTCAGTGCCCACAACTACAAG ATTGAGCACACGGAGACAGACTCCGCGGACCCCAGAAGCAATGGACAGCCACCCACTGCTGCCGCTGTCCCCAAATCTGCG AAATACATCGCTCAGGTGCTGCAGGACTCAGAGGTGGACGGGGACGGGGACGGGGGTCCCGGGAGCTCGGGGGACGAGCCCCCATCCTCCTCATCCCAGGATGAGGAGCTGCTGATGCCGCCTGACGGCCTCACAGACACGGACTTCCAGTCTTGCGAGGACAGCCTCATAGAGAATGAGATTCACCAGTAA
- the TMEM63B gene encoding CSC1-like protein 2 isoform X3 → MQPAGRGSSQAGSSQPATGRSQCPAGRTQENEPESSRQAVSAERGRRLGRDDEIRDKCGGDAVHYLSFQRHIIGLLVVVGVLSVGIVLPVNFSGDLLENNAYSFGRTTIANLKSGNNLLWLHTSFAFLYLLLTVYSMRRHTSKMRYKEDDLVKRTLFINGISKYAESEKIKKHFEEAYPNCTVLEARPCYNVARLMFLDAERKKAERGKLYFTNLQSKENVPTMINPKPCGHLCCCVVRGCEQVEAIEYYTKLEQKLKEDYKREKEKVNEKPLGMAFVTFHNETITAIILKDFNVCKCQGCACRGEPRSSSCSESLHISNWTVSYAPDPQNIYWEHLSIRGFIWWLRCLVINVVLFILLFFLTTPAIIITTMDKFNVTKPVEYLNNPIITQFFPTLLLWCFSALLPTIVYYSAFFEAHWTRSGENRTTMHKCYTFLIFMVLLLPSLGLSSLDLFFRWLFDKKFLAEAAIRFECVFLPDNGAFFVNYVIASAFIGNAMDLLRIPGLLMYMIRLCLARSAAERRNVKRHQAYEFQFGAAYAWMMCVFTVVMTYSITCPIIVPFGLMYMLLKHLVDRYNLYYAYLPAKLDKKIHSGAVNQVVAAPILCLFWLLFFSTMRTGFLAPTSMFTFVVLVITIVICLCHVCFGHFKYLSAHNYKIEHTETDSADPRSNGQPPTAAAVPKSAKYIAQVLQDSEVDGDGDGGPGSSGDEPPSSSSQDEELLMPPDGLTDTDFQSCEDSLIENEIHQ, encoded by the exons ATGCAGCCAGCGGGTAGGGGCAGCAGTCaggctgggagcagccagccGGCAACAGGCAGGAGCCAGTGTCCAGCAGGCAGAACTCAGGAGAacgagccagagtccagcaggcAGGCAGTGAGCGCTGAGAGAGGCAGGAGGCTCGGAAG GGATGACGAGATCCGGGACAAATGTGGGGGTGATGCCGTGCACTACCTGTCCTTCCAGCGGCACATCATCGGGCTGCTGGTCGTCGTCGGTGTCCTCTCCGTCGGCATCGTGCTGCCCGTCAACTTCTCAGGGGACCTGCTGG agAACAATGCCTACAGCTTTGGGAGAACCACCATAGCCAACTTGAAATCAGG GAACAACCTGCTATGGCTGCACACCTCCTTCGCCTTCCTGTACCTGCTGCTCACCGTCTACAGCATGCGTAGACACACCTCCAAGATGCGCTACAAGGAAGATGACCTG GTCAAGCGGACTCTCTTCATTAATGGAATCTCCAAATACGCAGAGTCGGAAAAGATCAAGAAGCACTTTGA GGAGGCCTACCCCAACTGCACGGTTCTTGAAGCCCGCCCATGTTACAACGTGGCTCGCCTTATGTTCCTCGATGCGGAGAG GAAGAAGGCCGAGCGGGGAAAGCTCTACTTCACAAATCTGCAGAGCAAGGAGAATGTCCCCACCATGATCAACCCCAAGCCCTGTGGCCACCTCTGCTGCTGCGTGGTGCGAGGTTGTGAGCAG GTGGAAGCCATCGAGTACTACACAAAACTGGAGCAGAAGCTGAAGGAGGACTACAAGCGGGAGAAGGAGAAGGTGAACGAGAAGCCTCTTGGCATGGCCTTTGTCACCTTCCACAATGAGACCATCACCGCCAT CATCCTGAAGGACTTCAACGTGTGTAAGTGCCAGGGCTGTGCCTGCCGTGGGGAGCCCCGCTCCTCGTCCTGCAGCGAGTCCCTGCACATCTCCAACTGGACCGTGTCCTATGCCCCTGACCCCCAGAACATCTACTG gGAGCACCTCTCCATCCGTGGCTTTATCTGGTGGCTGCGCTGCCTGGTCATCAATGTCGTCCTCTtcatcctcctcttcttcctcaccaCCCCggccatcatcatcaccaccatggACAAGTTCAACGTCACCAAGCCCGTGGAGTACCTCAAT AACCCCATCATCACCCAGTTCTTCCCCACCCTGCTGCTGTGGTGCTTCTCGGCCCTGCTCCCCACCATCGTCTACTACTCTGCCTTCTTTGAAGCCCACTGGACACG CTCCGGGGAGAATAGGACCACTATGCACAAGTGCTACACCTTCCTCATCTTTATGGTGCTGCTCCTGCCCTCGCTGGGACTGAGCAG cCTGGACCTCTTCTTCCGCTGGCTCTTTGACAAGAAATTCTTGGCTGAGGCAGCTATTCGGTTCGA GTGTGTGTTCCTGCCCGACAATGGCGCCTTCTTCGTGAACTACGTCATCGCCTCGGCCTTCATCGGCAACGCCATGGACCTGCTGCGCATCCCGGGGCTGCTCATGTACATGATCCGGCTCTGCCTGGCGCGCTCGGCCGCGGAGAGGCGCAACGTGAAGCGG CATCAGGCCTACGAGTTCCAGTTTGGCGCAGCCTACGCCTGGATGATGTGCGTCTTCACGGTGGTCATGACCTACAGTATCACCTGCCCCATCATCGTGCCCTTCG GGCTCATGTACATGCTGCTGAAGCACCTGGTAGACAGGTACAATCTCTACTACGCCTACCTGCCGGCCAAGCTGGACAAGAAGATCCACTCAGGGGCTGTGAACCAGGTGGTGGCTGCGCCCATCCTCTGCCTCTTCTGGCTGCTCTTCTTCTCTACCATGCGCACGG GGTTCCTAGCCCCCACGTCCATGTTCACATTCGTGGTCCTGGTCATCACCATCGTCATCTGTCTCTGCCACGTCTGCTTTGGACACTTCAAATACCTCAGTGCCCACAACTACAAG ATTGAGCACACGGAGACAGACTCCGCGGACCCCAGAAGCAATGGACAGCCACCCACTGCTGCCGCTGTCCCCAAATCTGCG AAATACATCGCTCAGGTGCTGCAGGACTCAGAGGTGGACGGGGACGGGGACGGGGGTCCCGGGAGCTCGGGGGACGAGCCCCCATCCTCCTCATCCCAGGATGAGGAGCTGCTGATGCCGCCTGACGGCCTCACAGACACGGACTTCCAGTCTTGCGAGGACAGCCTCATAGAGAATGAGATTCACCAGTAA